One window of Mediterraneibacter butyricigenes genomic DNA carries:
- a CDS encoding DNA/RNA non-specific endonuclease, whose product MSEAERKRGHRSMKHVEKWKKQILWLVLSSLLLFSGCGSTQSADRSDAEVTASAGAVTQNQEEATSSDESDAKADVETDLELQSQSQSDAANASYILSEAPEYSGSPYVVLENNEPDFTENDRTTEAFETYSNLDALGRCQVAYANICKELMPIEERGRIGMIKPSGWHTVKYNDIIDGNYLYNRCHLIGYQLAGENANEKNLITGTRYLNVQGMLPFEDEVADYVKRTGNHVLYRVTPIFQGEELVARGVKMEAESVEDNGTGVKFHVYCYNVQPGIGIDYATGDSWRQDADEVSSAAESSATNGKSVANVQVDAAGNNQSEAGAQTETYILNQNTKKFHKPSCSSVKTIKDTNRGEFTGSREDLISQGYEPCGRCHP is encoded by the coding sequence ATGAGTGAAGCAGAAAGAAAAAGAGGACACAGATCTATGAAGCATGTGGAAAAATGGAAAAAACAAATCCTGTGGCTGGTGTTATCCTCTCTGTTATTGTTCAGTGGCTGTGGCTCCACACAGTCTGCTGACAGGAGTGATGCAGAGGTTACAGCATCTGCCGGAGCAGTTACGCAAAATCAGGAGGAAGCGACAAGTTCAGACGAGTCGGATGCAAAGGCGGATGTGGAGACAGACCTGGAACTCCAGAGTCAGTCTCAGTCCGATGCGGCCAATGCATCCTATATATTGTCAGAAGCCCCGGAATATTCGGGAAGCCCGTATGTGGTGCTTGAGAATAACGAACCGGATTTTACGGAAAATGACCGGACAACGGAAGCGTTTGAAACATACAGTAATCTGGATGCGCTGGGAAGATGCCAGGTTGCCTATGCAAATATCTGCAAGGAACTGATGCCTATCGAAGAACGGGGCAGGATCGGAATGATCAAGCCTTCGGGATGGCATACCGTAAAATATAATGACATCATTGATGGAAATTATCTGTATAACCGGTGTCATCTGATCGGATACCAACTGGCAGGGGAAAATGCCAATGAGAAAAATCTGATCACAGGAACCAGATATCTGAACGTGCAGGGAATGTTACCGTTTGAGGATGAAGTGGCAGACTATGTGAAACGTACCGGGAATCATGTACTGTACCGTGTAACACCGATCTTTCAGGGCGAAGAACTGGTGGCGCGAGGCGTGAAAATGGAAGCAGAATCGGTGGAGGACAATGGAACAGGGGTGAAGTTCCACGTATATTGCTATAATGTGCAGCCGGGGATCGGCATTGATTATGCCACCGGAGACAGTTGGAGACAGGATGCAGACGAGGTGAGTTCCGCCGCCGAATCGTCTGCGACAAACGGAAAGAGTGTTGCAAATGTACAGGTAGATGCGGCAGGAAACAACCAGTCCGAGGCAGGGGCGCAAACGGAAACTTATATTTTGAATCAGAATACCAAAAAGTTCCACAAGCCATCCTGTTCCAGTGTAAAGACGATCAAGGATACGAATCGCGGAGAGTTTACCGGGAGTCGGGAGGATCTGATCAGTCAGGGATACGAGCCCTGCGGACGCTGTCATCCGTAA
- a CDS encoding GTP-binding protein produces the protein MIKIDLITGFLGSGKTTFIKKYARYLMDKGLNIGILENDYGAINVDMMLLKDLEGEQCELEMISGGCDQETHRRRFRTKLIAMGMCGYDRILVEPSGIYDVDEFFDALREDPVDRWYEVGSVIAVVNACLDDHLTEHEAYYLASEVADAGCVLLSRMEEAGEEQARKTLEMLETALQEIGCKKKVQECVLAKNWEDLTEEDFARIQNVGMQQNSYQKKWFPEEESFETAFFMNLDIERKQAETLVQSLFEDSDCGKIIRVKGFLQDGNQWLELNATRGGYEIRTAQDGQNVWIVIGERLKKERIEARMQREFAK, from the coding sequence ATGATAAAGATTGATTTGATTACCGGATTCTTAGGATCCGGTAAAACTACTTTTATAAAGAAATATGCCCGGTATCTGATGGACAAGGGACTGAATATCGGGATTCTGGAAAATGATTACGGAGCCATCAACGTGGATATGATGCTTTTGAAAGATCTGGAAGGGGAACAGTGTGAGCTGGAAATGATCTCCGGTGGATGTGATCAGGAAACCCACAGAAGACGGTTTCGTACCAAACTGATTGCCATGGGCATGTGCGGATATGACCGGATCCTCGTGGAACCTTCCGGAATCTATGATGTGGATGAATTCTTTGATGCGCTGCGGGAAGATCCAGTGGATCGCTGGTATGAAGTGGGAAGTGTGATCGCGGTGGTCAATGCCTGCCTGGATGACCATCTGACGGAGCACGAAGCGTATTATCTGGCGTCGGAAGTAGCAGATGCGGGGTGTGTGCTGCTTAGCCGAATGGAAGAAGCAGGCGAAGAGCAGGCCAGGAAGACCTTGGAGATGCTGGAAACTGCGTTACAGGAAATCGGCTGTAAAAAGAAGGTACAGGAGTGTGTACTGGCAAAGAACTGGGAAGATCTGACGGAAGAAGATTTTGCCCGGATCCAAAATGTGGGAATGCAGCAGAACAGCTACCAAAAGAAATGGTTCCCGGAAGAAGAATCCTTTGAAACGGCATTTTTTATGAATCTGGATATCGAGAGGAAGCAGGCAGAAACGTTGGTGCAGAGCCTGTTCGAAGATTCGGATTGTGGGAAAATTATCCGGGTGAAGGGCTTTTTGCAGGATGGGAATCAATGGCTGGAGTTAAATGCCACAAGAGGCGGCTACGAGATCCGAACGGCACAAGACGGACAGAATGTGTGGATCGTGATCGGGGAAAGGCTTAAAAAAGAGCGAATTGAAGCAAGAATGCAACGGGAATTCGCGAAATAA
- a CDS encoding alanine/glycine:cation symporter family protein gives MLATIESVNSVVNNFIWGVPAMLCIIGVGLVLSVRTGFLQIRKFPYAMKITLGRMLKKKEASDGAMTPFQAVCTALAATVGTGNIAGVAGAIAIGGPGAVFWMWISALLGMCTKFSEVTLAVHFREVNEDGEYVGGPMYYIKNGLAKHWHFLAYLFAAFGVLTVFGTGNATQVNTITTAIDSALFNYNVIGEGSVKTLNLIIGIVLAILIALILLGGIKRIGQVTERLVPFMAVLYILLALGIIVLNIGHIPAVFASIFKGAFSPASVTGGAVGSFFMSMKKGVSRGIFSNEAGLGTGSIAHACADTRKPVKQGFFGIFEVFVDTIVICTLTALVILCSGVPVGYGAAAGAELTISGFTAVYGNLVSIFTAVAMCCFAFSTIIGWGLYGARCIEFLFGTRVNKPFMLVYSLVAIVGATMDLGLMWSIAETFNGLMAIPNLIAVFLLSGVVVKMVKEYFETEK, from the coding sequence ATGTTAGCGACAATTGAATCTGTAAATAGCGTGGTCAACAACTTTATCTGGGGTGTTCCCGCTATGCTCTGTATTATCGGAGTAGGACTGGTCTTAAGTGTCAGAACCGGATTTCTCCAGATCCGAAAGTTCCCCTATGCGATGAAGATTACGCTGGGACGTATGTTGAAAAAGAAGGAGGCTTCTGACGGAGCTATGACGCCGTTTCAGGCAGTCTGTACTGCACTGGCGGCGACGGTTGGAACGGGAAATATTGCCGGAGTTGCCGGAGCAATCGCAATCGGCGGACCGGGAGCCGTTTTCTGGATGTGGATTTCCGCCCTGCTTGGAATGTGTACCAAGTTCTCAGAAGTTACCCTGGCGGTACATTTTCGTGAGGTTAATGAGGATGGAGAATATGTGGGCGGACCGATGTACTACATTAAGAATGGTCTGGCGAAACACTGGCATTTCCTGGCGTATTTATTCGCAGCATTTGGTGTGTTGACCGTATTCGGAACCGGAAACGCAACCCAGGTCAACACCATTACCACAGCCATTGATTCCGCATTGTTTAATTACAACGTGATCGGAGAGGGCAGTGTGAAGACACTGAACCTGATCATCGGAATCGTGCTGGCGATTCTGATTGCGCTGATCCTGCTTGGAGGAATCAAACGAATCGGACAGGTGACAGAACGTCTGGTACCGTTTATGGCAGTGCTTTATATTTTACTTGCACTGGGAATCATTGTACTGAATATCGGGCATATTCCGGCGGTCTTTGCTTCCATTTTCAAGGGGGCGTTCTCACCGGCATCCGTAACCGGTGGCGCAGTGGGCAGCTTCTTTATGAGTATGAAAAAGGGCGTTTCCAGAGGAATCTTCTCCAATGAAGCCGGACTTGGTACCGGATCCATCGCCCATGCCTGCGCAGATACAAGAAAGCCGGTAAAACAGGGATTCTTCGGAATCTTTGAAGTCTTTGTAGATACGATCGTGATCTGTACACTGACTGCATTGGTTATCCTTTGCAGCGGAGTTCCGGTAGGATATGGTGCCGCAGCCGGTGCAGAGCTTACCATCAGCGGATTTACCGCAGTGTATGGCAACTTGGTGTCCATCTTTACCGCAGTGGCAATGTGCTGTTTCGCATTTTCCACCATCATCGGCTGGGGACTGTACGGAGCAAGATGTATCGAGTTCCTGTTTGGAACCAGAGTGAACAAGCCGTTTATGTTGGTATACTCTCTGGTAGCCATCGTCGGAGCGACCATGGATCTGGGATTGATGTGGAGCATTGCGGAGACATTTAACGGTCTGATGGCAATCCCGAACCTGATCGCAGTCTTCCTGTTGTCCGGTGTGGTTGTGAAGATGGTAAAAGAATATTTTGAAACGGAAAAATAA
- a CDS encoding nitroreductase family protein: MDFMTLAKERYSVRDYKDTPIEEEKLQKILEAGRIAPTAKNNQAYRVYVLKSEAAVAKIRELSRCAFNAPIVLLFTYNKDEEWFNTKEEDYRSGQEDASIVATHMMLQAQELEIGSCWVNVFPPSEVIEAFDIPANERPVLLMPIGYPSDKSVPSERHTLYRDMEELVKVL; this comes from the coding sequence ATGGATTTTATGACATTGGCAAAAGAAAGATATTCGGTACGTGATTATAAGGATACTCCGATTGAAGAAGAAAAGCTTCAGAAGATTCTGGAAGCAGGACGGATCGCTCCGACAGCAAAGAATAATCAGGCATATCGTGTGTATGTGTTAAAGAGTGAAGCAGCAGTTGCAAAGATCCGTGAACTGAGTCGCTGTGCATTCAACGCACCGATCGTCCTTCTGTTTACCTATAACAAAGATGAAGAGTGGTTCAACACGAAAGAGGAAGATTACCGCTCCGGGCAGGAAGATGCAAGTATCGTGGCAACCCACATGATGTTGCAGGCACAGGAACTGGAAATCGGCTCTTGTTGGGTGAATGTATTCCCACCGTCAGAGGTGATCGAGGCATTTGACATCCCGGCAAATGAAAGACCGGTTCTGCTGATGCCGATTGGTTATCCATCAGACAAGTCAGTACCGTCTGAGCGTCATACGCTGTATCGTGACATGGAGGAGTTAGTGAAGGTGTTATAA
- a CDS encoding tRNA threonylcarbamoyladenosine dehydratase codes for MLNQFSRTELLLGNAAMEKLAGSKVAVFGIGGVGGYVVEALARSGVGAFDLIDDDKVCLTNINRQIIATRKTVGRYKTDVMKERILEINPDAKVEIHNCFYLPETKDEFDFKEYDYVVDAVDTVTAKIQLVLEAQEAGVPIISSMGAGNKLDPSAFEVADIYKTSVCPLAKVMRRELKKRGVKHLKVVYSKEKALAPIEDMAISCRAHCICPPGAARKCTERRAIPGSTAFVPSVVGLIIAGEVVKDLTTKEMEEARKKMEEDLQKIKEEQTRKKEQTHE; via the coding sequence ATGTTAAATCAGTTTTCAAGAACAGAATTGCTGCTTGGGAATGCAGCAATGGAGAAATTAGCAGGCTCTAAGGTTGCCGTTTTCGGGATCGGTGGAGTCGGAGGATATGTAGTGGAAGCGCTGGCACGCAGTGGTGTGGGCGCTTTTGACTTGATTGATGATGATAAAGTCTGCCTGACAAATATCAATCGTCAGATCATTGCCACCAGAAAAACGGTGGGGCGGTATAAGACAGACGTAATGAAAGAACGGATCCTGGAGATCAATCCGGATGCAAAGGTGGAAATCCACAATTGCTTCTATTTGCCGGAAACCAAGGATGAATTTGATTTTAAAGAGTATGATTATGTAGTCGATGCGGTGGATACGGTGACAGCCAAGATCCAACTTGTTCTGGAGGCTCAGGAGGCGGGCGTTCCGATTATTAGCAGTATGGGAGCCGGCAATAAGCTGGATCCGTCAGCGTTTGAGGTGGCGGATATCTATAAGACTTCCGTATGCCCGCTGGCAAAAGTCATGCGACGGGAGTTGAAGAAGCGGGGCGTGAAACATTTAAAAGTCGTGTATTCCAAAGAAAAGGCACTGGCTCCGATCGAGGATATGGCTATCAGTTGTCGGGCACACTGTATCTGTCCGCCGGGAGCAGCAAGAAAATGTACCGAGCGCCGGGCAATTCCGGGATCGACGGCATTTGTACCATCCGTGGTGGGACTGATCATCGCAGGAGAAGTGGTAAAAGATCTGACGACAAAGGAAATGGAAGAAGCACGAAAGAAGATGGAGGAAGATCTGCAGAAGATCAAAGAGGAACAAACGCGGAAAAAGGAGCAGACACATGAGTGA
- a CDS encoding ATP-binding protein — MSETEITWGEVKVLEEGSYSLIDIRDDSSVAYGMIPGARQIVQSKLEESLEELPKDRLLILYCMRGIFSVDAAEMLREHGFQAKSLKGGYASWLVSQMEEEKEQDPEQNRAAEIELSIRKKFHRALFSQFAKAIREYDLVQENDKIAVCISGGKDSMLMAKLFQELKRHNKFHFELVFLVMDPGYSEVNRKVIENNAKLMGIPITVFETEIFDAVYDIEKSPCYVCARMRRGYLYSKAKELGCNKIALGHHYDDVIETILMGMLYSAQVQTMMPKLHSTNFEGMELIRPMYLIREDDIKHWRDYNGLHFIQCACRFTDTCTTCDPDGRSVSKRMEIKNLIAELKKVNPFVEGNIFRSVENVNLSTVVAYKKDGLKHSFLETYDEPKGKAEEKQETQGKTSDPTEKE; from the coding sequence ATGAGTGAGACAGAGATCACCTGGGGTGAGGTGAAAGTATTAGAGGAAGGCTCATACAGCCTGATCGATATCCGGGATGATTCCAGTGTCGCTTACGGAATGATTCCGGGAGCCAGACAGATTGTCCAGAGCAAGCTGGAAGAATCTTTAGAAGAACTTCCGAAAGACCGGTTGCTGATTCTGTACTGTATGCGTGGAATTTTCAGTGTGGATGCGGCAGAAATGCTGAGAGAACATGGCTTTCAGGCAAAAAGTTTAAAAGGCGGATATGCATCCTGGCTGGTCAGTCAGATGGAGGAAGAAAAAGAACAGGATCCGGAGCAGAACCGGGCAGCAGAGATTGAACTGAGCATTCGCAAGAAATTCCATCGGGCGTTATTTTCCCAGTTCGCAAAAGCAATCCGGGAATATGATCTGGTACAGGAAAATGACAAGATTGCGGTCTGCATTTCCGGCGGAAAAGACTCCATGCTGATGGCGAAACTGTTTCAGGAATTGAAACGCCATAATAAATTTCATTTTGAACTGGTCTTTCTGGTGATGGATCCGGGTTACAGCGAAGTGAACCGGAAAGTGATCGAGAACAATGCGAAATTGATGGGGATTCCGATTACAGTATTCGAGACGGAAATTTTCGATGCGGTCTATGATATTGAGAAATCGCCCTGTTATGTCTGTGCCAGAATGAGACGGGGATATCTGTACAGTAAGGCGAAAGAACTGGGATGCAATAAGATTGCGTTGGGACATCATTATGACGATGTGATTGAGACAATCCTGATGGGAATGTTGTACTCGGCACAGGTACAGACCATGATGCCGAAGCTGCACAGCACCAATTTTGAAGGGATGGAACTGATCCGTCCCATGTATCTGATCCGGGAGGATGATATTAAGCACTGGAGAGATTACAATGGCCTGCATTTTATTCAGTGTGCCTGCCGGTTTACCGATACCTGTACTACCTGCGACCCGGATGGCCGCAGCGTTTCCAAACGTATGGAGATCAAGAATCTGATCGCAGAGTTGAAAAAGGTTAATCCGTTTGTGGAAGGAAACATTTTCCGGAGTGTGGAAAATGTAAACTTAAGCACCGTTGTTGCTTATAAAAAAGACGGATTGAAACATTCTTTCCTGGAAACTTACGACGAACCGAAGGGAAAAGCGGAAGAGAAGCAGGAAACACAAGGAAAAACGTCAGATCCAACGGAGAAAGAATAA
- a CDS encoding sodium-dependent transporter → MKREKFGSRLGFILISAGCAIGLGNVWRFPYITGQYGGAAFVLIYLFFLLVLGLPIMVMEFAVGRASQASVALSFDKLEPKGTKWHWYKYFGMAGNYLLMMFYTTIGGWMLLYLCKMLKGEFHGKNAEQIQGIFGDLMGKPVLMTVFMMIVVIFCFSVCSLGVQKGLEKITKYMMFLLLALLVVLAIRSATLPGAEKGLSFYLVPDFQKVKDAGAMQVVFAAVGQAFFTLSLGIGAIAIFGSYIDKSRRLMGEAICVTVLDTCVALVAGLIIFPACFAFGVNPDSGPNLIFITLPNIFNAMSGGRIWGSLFFLCMFFAAASTIIAVFENIISFAIDLTGCSRKKAAFCNAAAIILLSMPCILGYNVWSFIQPLGAGSTVLDLEDFLVSNNLLPLGSLVYLAFCTTRYGWGWDNFLKEANTGAGIKFPKAVRYYVTYIVPLIVLWIFIRGYIG, encoded by the coding sequence ATGAAACGAGAAAAATTTGGTTCCAGATTGGGATTTATCCTGATCTCGGCCGGATGCGCCATCGGATTGGGGAATGTGTGGCGTTTTCCGTACATTACAGGACAATACGGAGGAGCGGCTTTTGTGCTGATTTATCTGTTCTTCCTGCTGGTGCTGGGACTTCCGATCATGGTCATGGAGTTCGCGGTAGGACGTGCCAGTCAGGCCAGTGTGGCATTGTCCTTTGATAAGCTAGAGCCGAAAGGAACGAAATGGCACTGGTACAAGTACTTTGGTATGGCGGGAAATTATCTGCTGATGATGTTCTATACCACCATTGGAGGATGGATGCTTTTATATCTGTGTAAGATGTTAAAGGGAGAATTCCATGGGAAAAATGCAGAACAGATTCAGGGGATCTTTGGAGATCTGATGGGAAAACCGGTTCTGATGACGGTATTCATGATGATCGTGGTAATTTTCTGTTTCAGCGTCTGCAGTCTGGGTGTGCAGAAAGGTCTGGAGAAGATCACGAAATACATGATGTTTCTGCTTCTCGCGCTGCTGGTGGTACTGGCGATTCGCTCGGCGACACTTCCGGGTGCGGAAAAAGGATTAAGCTTTTATCTGGTACCGGATTTCCAGAAAGTAAAAGATGCCGGAGCGATGCAGGTTGTTTTTGCAGCAGTAGGGCAGGCTTTCTTTACATTAAGCCTTGGAATCGGTGCGATCGCAATCTTCGGAAGCTACATTGATAAGTCCAGAAGACTGATGGGAGAAGCAATCTGTGTGACGGTTCTGGATACCTGCGTGGCACTGGTGGCAGGTCTGATCATTTTCCCGGCATGTTTTGCATTCGGAGTAAATCCGGACAGCGGTCCGAACCTGATCTTTATTACACTGCCGAATATCTTCAATGCCATGAGCGGCGGAAGAATCTGGGGAAGCCTGTTCTTTCTGTGTATGTTCTTTGCGGCAGCCTCCACGATTATCGCGGTGTTTGAGAATATTATTTCCTTTGCCATCGATCTGACCGGATGCTCCAGAAAGAAAGCGGCATTTTGTAATGCTGCTGCAATCATCCTGTTATCCATGCCGTGTATTCTGGGCTATAACGTATGGAGTTTTATTCAGCCTCTGGGAGCCGGTTCTACGGTTCTGGATCTGGAAGATTTCCTGGTCAGCAACAACCTGCTGCCACTGGGAAGCCTGGTATATCTGGCGTTCTGTACCACACGCTATGGCTGGGGCTGGGATAATTTCTTAAAGGAAGCCAATACAGGAGCCGGCATCAAATTCCCGAAGGCTGTCAGATATTATGTAACCTATATTGTGCCGCTGATTGTGCTGTGGATTTTTATCCGTGGTTATATAGGATAG
- a CDS encoding phosphohexomutase domain-containing protein — protein MAITKKELLKLKNGSDVRGVACEGIEGEHVNLTEEAAYLIGRAFVIWLMQKKNLTADQCVVGIGTDSRITGPALKKQAIKGMLAEGIKVADCQMASTPAMFMSTVYPETGYAGACMITASHLPYNRNGLKFFDEDGGLEKEDIEAILNIAGDLAEKMDEKVLEEELPTDSDKLTAFDLIDVYSAALRKKICDAVAAEDYEKPLAGLKIIVDAGNGAGGFFAKKVLAPLGADTEGSAFLDPDGMFPNHIPNPENKDAMKAICDATVASKADLGLIFDTDVDRMSAVLSDGTPINRDSIIAMIAAILAPEYPGSTIITDSVTSDRLTDFLEKDLGLKHLCYMRGYKNVINKCKELNAEGIVSPLAMETSGHGCLKENYYLDDGAFLAVKLSIAVAQAKKQGKTIDHFIAGLNTVFADREVRFPILEEDFKSYGAKVLEAFESRVKEAGYELPKSYEGIRVRFSKDCTGWMLLRASLHDPVMVLNMEGHTTEDLDKITEIAKQTLVGFDGLDMKAL, from the coding sequence ATGGCTATCACGAAGAAAGAACTTTTGAAACTGAAAAACGGAAGTGACGTCAGAGGCGTTGCCTGCGAAGGAATCGAGGGCGAACATGTCAATCTGACCGAAGAGGCGGCATATTTGATCGGACGCGCATTTGTTATCTGGCTGATGCAGAAGAAGAACCTGACAGCAGATCAGTGCGTAGTGGGAATCGGAACGGATTCCCGAATTACAGGACCGGCGCTGAAAAAACAGGCGATCAAGGGAATGTTGGCAGAAGGCATTAAAGTTGCTGACTGTCAGATGGCATCCACACCGGCCATGTTTATGTCTACCGTATATCCGGAGACTGGGTACGCAGGAGCCTGCATGATCACAGCCAGCCATTTACCATACAATCGAAACGGACTGAAATTCTTTGATGAGGATGGAGGTCTGGAAAAAGAAGACATCGAAGCAATCTTGAATATCGCCGGAGATCTGGCAGAGAAGATGGACGAGAAGGTTCTGGAAGAAGAACTGCCGACAGACAGTGACAAACTGACTGCCTTCGATCTGATCGATGTGTACAGCGCAGCACTTCGCAAGAAGATTTGTGACGCAGTGGCAGCAGAAGATTATGAGAAGCCGCTGGCCGGTCTGAAGATCATCGTGGACGCAGGAAACGGAGCCGGAGGATTCTTCGCCAAGAAGGTGCTGGCACCTCTGGGAGCAGATACGGAAGGAAGCGCATTCCTGGATCCGGACGGCATGTTCCCGAACCACATTCCGAATCCGGAAAATAAAGACGCAATGAAAGCAATCTGTGATGCGACTGTAGCATCCAAAGCAGATCTGGGACTGATCTTTGATACTGACGTAGACAGAATGTCTGCCGTGCTTTCTGACGGAACTCCGATCAACCGTGATTCCATCATCGCCATGATCGCAGCAATCCTGGCACCGGAATATCCGGGAAGTACCATCATCACAGACTCTGTAACTTCTGACCGTCTGACCGATTTCCTGGAGAAAGATCTGGGATTGAAACACCTCTGCTACATGAGAGGATATAAAAATGTCATCAACAAGTGTAAAGAATTAAATGCAGAAGGAATCGTAAGTCCGCTGGCAATGGAAACATCCGGACATGGTTGTCTGAAAGAGAACTACTACCTGGATGACGGAGCATTCCTGGCAGTGAAACTGTCTATCGCAGTGGCACAGGCAAAGAAACAGGGGAAGACCATCGATCATTTCATCGCCGGACTGAATACCGTGTTTGCCGACCGTGAAGTTCGTTTTCCGATTCTGGAAGAAGACTTCAAGTCCTATGGAGCAAAAGTTCTGGAAGCCTTTGAAAGCCGTGTGAAAGAAGCCGGATATGAACTTCCGAAGTCCTACGAAGGAATCCGCGTTCGTTTTAGCAAAGACTGCACCGGCTGGATGCTGCTTCGCGCATCCCTGCATGATCCGGTGATGGTTCTGAATATGGAAGGACATACCACAGAGGATCTGGACAAGATCACAGAGATCGCAAAACAGACGCTGGTTGGATTTGACGGACTGGATATGAAAGCTCTGTAA
- a CDS encoding TetR/AcrR family transcriptional regulator translates to MGKIDENKQLKLGALLKSAYDLFLNQGIAKTSVHDITKNAGVAKGTFYLYFKDKYALRDHLIASTAQSLFQEAHQASLDQDLPTFEDHVIFVVDYIINQMIKNKPLLRFVSKNLSWGIFSHALFPGHENDEQAIHDTLLNFIPEKNLKQLKNPEIVLFMILELASSSCYSSILENNPVCIEELKPHLYNSIRAILKCYTVPLEATAA, encoded by the coding sequence ATGGGAAAAATAGATGAGAATAAACAATTAAAATTAGGTGCCCTCCTGAAAAGTGCCTATGATTTATTTCTGAATCAGGGCATTGCCAAAACCTCCGTTCATGACATTACCAAGAATGCAGGTGTCGCCAAGGGAACCTTTTATCTGTATTTCAAAGATAAATATGCACTTCGGGATCACCTGATCGCCTCTACCGCACAGTCTTTGTTCCAGGAAGCGCATCAGGCCAGCCTGGATCAGGATCTTCCTACATTTGAAGACCACGTGATTTTCGTCGTAGACTATATCATCAATCAGATGATCAAGAATAAACCACTGCTTCGTTTCGTTTCCAAGAATTTAAGCTGGGGCATCTTCAGTCACGCCTTGTTTCCGGGACATGAGAACGATGAGCAGGCGATTCATGATACGTTGTTGAATTTTATTCCGGAAAAGAATCTGAAGCAGTTGAAAAATCCTGAGATTGTACTGTTCATGATCCTGGAACTGGCAAGTTCATCCTGTTACAGTTCCATCCTGGAAAACAATCCGGTATGCATCGAAGAATTAAAGCCTCACTTGTATAATAGTATTCGGGCGATTTTAAAATGTTATACCGTTCCGTTGGAAGCAACCGCCGCATAA